The genomic segment GGGGACGGGGGCGGGATTCGAACTCCGCTGGAACCGGTAACCCTCCTCCAGCGGCCCGCTTTGGGGCGGGCGTAGATCGGCGAGGGTTCTCCCGGCCTCCGCACCACGGCCGTTCTGCTGCTCGCCCCAGCGGTGCCGAAGCACGCGCGGGGACGGTAGATGTGAAGCCGCGTCACGGCGGAAGAGGGCGGGGTTCGAACCCGCGGGCCCGGACAGGGACCTTACCCAGATAATCCTCTCCCAGCGGCCCGCGTGGCGGGCAAAAAATTGCGGATGTCTCCGCAACCGTGCCGCGGCTTCGTCACTGCTGGTGCTCTTCGATCACGGATCGGGAGATGCGCGGCTGTCCGCGTCTTCCGCTCCGCCGCGGCGGGGGCTCCCTACGGCCCGGAACCCCCGCCCCGCGTGCTTCTTCGTCCTTCTCAGGGAGACCGGCGGGACTCGAACCCGCAACCACCCGAGGTTCATTCGTTAACCCTCGCCCTGCCGGCCCGCTGCGCGGACGAGTTGTGCGGGGAGGGTAGGCGCTCTACCGATTGAGCTACGGTCTCCATCAGCTGCTTCTCGGACGATTCGCGGCTTCAGAGCCGGGATCGCCGTCCATCTCCGCGCATCCGAAGATGCGCAGGCGCCGGTGGCGCGGCGGGGCGTGGCCTTGGGCACGGGGAGTCGCGTTCGCTCGTGCTTGGGGCTGGTTCACGCCGCCGCCGGCCAGCGGTCATGCGGGTGCACTTCCGTCCATCGTGGATCACCTCCGCGCGTGGCTTTCGCCGTGAAAGGAAATCGCCCCACCCGGCGGCACTTCCGCGGGTGGGGCGATGTGGTCTCGCTCCCTCGAATCCGGTGGGGCGTTCACGCCGTCATGGCGCGCACCCTCCGCGGAATCCCGCCGTGCCCTTCCCCTCGTTGCTCCACGCGTCTTTACCGAGACGCGCGTCCGATTTCCCGTAGCCATTCGATTCGCTGCTCCGCGGCTCCATCCCGAAGCCGAAACCCGCGTCCGCGCTGCCCGCCGGGCATACGACGGCGTCCGCGCGGCGCGAAGCCGCGCTGGTCCGCGCCACGGCCGAGATGCCGCCCGTGTGCGTTGCGCCGAGGTGAATGCCGTGTTGCGGAGCCATGGAGCGTTCGGGGCCTGGTTCGTGTTTCCTGACGTGGCGGAGACGGTCTCCGCGAATCCGGGCGAAAGTGCCGGAAACGAAAAATCGCGCCGCCGATGTCTTCGCGCGGGAACCCTTTCGGGGCTCCTGCGGCCGGGGTTTGGCTCGCATCTGCTGCGGCCGTGATCCGGTGAACATCGGGACGCGACTCCCTTGAGCCGACGAGTCTAACCGGGCCCCCAAACGTTGTCAAGGGTCGGATCCGCATCTCCCGAAACCGAGCCGCCGCCTGGAAGCGACACGATCCGCGGGTGGGGGATGCGCAGCTTTCCACCGTCAGGAGAGGCAAGTCGAACGTCCATCGGGAGATGCGATGCAGGCAAGCGTCGGCGCTCGCTTCGCATCTCCCGAACTCTGCTACACGGCTCTCCGGACGGGCTGGCCGGCGCGCGGTCGGATGTGCACGCGTCGGCCTGCGAGGCTAATACGAAGCAGGCGGGAACGGGGCGTCGAACCGGCCGTTGGTTACGGTGATGGTTTGCGCGCGGTCCGGGTAGAGGTACGCAGTGCCCGAGAAGGTGCCCTTCACGCGGCTGATGCTGCGCTCGGTGACGGTGACGGAGCCGGCGGTGAAGAGGAAAACCTTGTGGTCCGGCGCGGACTGCCCGTCCAGCGGCACGGCGATATCGAACTCGCCGCGGCCGCAGTACGCCTCGTTCGGGTTGCACGTCTCGCTGATCGCCACCGTGCCGGTGACGGTGCCCATGGCAAACTTGAGCGCGATGGCGTCGCTTCGCGTGCGGCTGGTGGGGTGCGCCGCGCTCACGCCGCCACCGCCGCCGGCGACGTTCTCGTAGGTCAGCGCGCTCGGCTCGTTGACCCGCAGCGCGCCGCTGGCCGAGTAGTGCCCCGCAGCCACGCCCGCGTAGTCGAACGAGAGCGTGCCGCTGCGCGCGTCGCTGCCGGACGTGGGCGACGAGCAGCCCGCGAGGGCGAGGAAGACGGCGGCGGAAGCGGTGCGAAGGGTGCTGCGTGCAAACATGCGTATATCTCCAGCGGCGTCGAAAAGATGCACGGCCCGGCGGTTGCCCGGGCCGTGCGAGGGTCCGGCGCCGCGAAGGACGCCGGGTCTTCTGCCCGGCCGGTTCGGCCCGGCCGGAACGGCTACAGCGGCAGCGGCGTGCCGCCCGGATTGCTGCTGGCGGAGACGAGCGGTACGTCGAAGTGACCGCCGGTCACGGTAAGCGTCTTGGCGGGATTGCTGCCCAGCACCGTCGCCGTGCCGGTGAAGGTGCCCACGATGCGCGCCCCGTCTACGGAGGTGATCTCGAGCGTGCCCGAGGTGAAGGTGTAGATCTCTTCGTTGGGCGTGGGCGTGCCGGGGATGAACGTGCCCGCCCGGTCGTAGATGCCCACCGCGCACGTGCCCACCGCGGTGCTGGGCGAGCACGATGCCGTGAACTGGAAGCTGCCCGGCGCGGTCACGTTCGGCAGCAGCAGCGCGGTGCCGTCGGCCAGGTTGCCCCCGGTGGGCTTGATGGCGACCACGCTCACGTACGGATGCGTGGCGTTGGGCTCGCGCGCCGCCGCCGCGAACTCCTTCCCGAAGCGCGACGGGTCGCTCGCGTGGTACGTGCCCGCGGCGGAGAAGGTGCCGGTGGACGTGCCGGTGAAGCCGAACGCCATGGTGCCCTGGAAGTCCAGCTCGTCGGCCAGCCCGCCGTTGCATGCGGCGATGGAGGCCAGGCAGAGGACGAGCGAGGCTGCGGATAGCTTGCGGGCGAGCTTCATGGCGGCGTCTCCTGTGGCGCGTGCTGCGGGCGTGGATGGGATGCGGCGGGTGGGGCCTGCGGGGGCAGAACGGCGCGAAGATAACGGCGCGCCGCCGCGGCCCGCAAACCGTGCACGAGCAGAACGAGCGGCGGGCACGCGGTGTGACGGCGGGCTGCGGAGGGCTACGCCTCGCTGAAGGGTAGGTAGAGCGTGAACACCGCGCCGGAGCCGTCGCCGCTGCGGGCGGTGAGGTCGCCGCCCATGGCCCGTGCCAGGCGCCGCGAGATGGCGAGGCCCAGGCCGCTTCCGGGCTCGCGCTTGGCCTTGTTGCCGCTGGCGATCTGCAGGAACTCCTCGAACACCACCTCTTCGCTGTCCGCGGGCAGGCCGGGGCCGGTGTCGCGCACCTCGATCCACCCCTGCTCGCCGCCGATGCCCACCGAGACGGAGACCTCGCCCGCCTCGGTGAACTTGACCGCGTTGGAGAGCAGGTTCACCAGGATCTGCCGGACGCGCGGCGGGTCCACGCGCATGCGGATGCCGCGGTGGCCGTCGATCTCCAGGCGCAGGGCGAGCGACTTGCCCTGGGCCTGCGGGCGCACGGTGACCACCGCCTCTTCCACCAGGTCGCCCAGCGGCACCTCTTCCAGGTGGAACTCCATGCGGCCCGCGTCCAGCTTGGCGAGGTCCAGGATGTCGTTCACGAGCTGCGAGAGGTGGCCGGCCACCTGGGAGATGCGCTCCACCATCTCCAGCTGGCGCGCCTCCAGCTCGCCCACGATGCCGTCCTGCAGCAGCTCGCTGTAGCCCACGATGGCGGTGATGGGCGTGCGCAGGTCGTGGCTCATGGCCGAGAAGAACCGGTCGCGGCGCACCGCGGCCTCCTTCATGGAGTCGTACATGCGCGCGTTGCGGAAGGCGAGCGCCACCTCGGCCGCGAGGGTGCGGGCCAGGCGCACGGTGTCGGGCGCGACGGGCGACCCGTGGCGCCACCCCACCAGCAGCGCCCCCGGCACCTCGCCGTCCGCCCGCAGCGGCACGATCACCGCCGAATCCAGCCCGTCCACCGGCTCGATCGTGCGGACGTCCGCGCCTCCATCTCCCGCGCTTCCGTCCCCTGCGTGAGCTGCGAACGTATCGGCACCAGCATCTACCGACACGCCGGCGTCCACCGACCCGCCCGCATCTCCCGTCGAGCGCCCACCGACGGAATCGGCTGACGAGCCTGCATCTCCCGAGGACGTGGCTGGCGTCATCTCGCGATCCGGCAGCGGGTCGTCGCTGGGGGCGGGATTGGCGACGAGGGTGGCGCCGGTGTCGCAGACGGTGCGGAGGTGGGGAGCGAGCGCCGCGAACAGCGCGTCGGGGTCCGCGCCCTCGCCGCACCAGTGGCGGCGGCTGTCCATGAGCGGCAGGTCCACGGCGGTCATGTCCGCCTGGAAGAGCCCGCGCACCCGCTCGCAGAGCGCGCCGAAGATCTCGTCCGGGTTCAGGCTGGATGCGACCGCCACGGCGATCCCGCGCAGCGCCTCGCTCTCGGCCGCGCGGCGCTCCAGACCGGCGAGGCGCGCATCTGCCGCACGCCGTTCGCGCACCTCGTCCGTGACGTCGCGCGCGAACAGCAGCACCTCTCCCGATCCCCCCGCTCGCGAGGTCTGCGACGAGCTTTCGGGAGATGGGGAGCGTTCGACGCTGGCCGAGGGGCCAGCATCTACCGAGACACCGCCGGGAGATGACGCGGCTTCGGGAGATGCGTCGAAGCGCGAGATGATGAACTCCACGAAGCGCGCCGCATCTCCCGGCACGCGGATGGCGGGCGTCCGCTCCGGCTCGCCTCCGGCGCGGACGCGGGCGATCGCGGGCGCCAGGACGTCGCAGCCGGGAAGGCCCGCTTCGGCGGCGGGGCGGCCAAGGGCGGAAGATGCGGGCGTGCCGAACCACTGCTCGGCGGCGGGGCTCCACGCGGCGACCCGATCCGCGGCGTCCAGCAGCACCACTGCGCCGGGAAAGGCGCGCTGGAGCGCTTGGAACGGGCCGGCCGGGTCGTTCATCTGCATCTTTCGTCGCTGTCGTCCATCCCGCCGGCGGCGAGCCTCGCGCACGCCGGGTGCCCCGCGGGGCGAATGGATGTATACTACGCGCGTTCCGGACCCGCTACCGCGGCTCCGCGCGACCTGCACCCGATGCCGTGAGCCGCCCCAGATGACGCTTCCACCGCTCCGCCTGAGGAAGAACGAAGAACGCAGGCTGCGTGCCGGGCACCTGTGGGTGTTCAGCAACGAGGTGGACGTGGCGCGCACCCCCCTCACGGCCTTCCAGCCGGGCGACGCGGTGGCCGTGGAGGACTCGCGCGGGGGGCCGCTGGGCACCGGCTACGTGAACCCGCGCTCGCTCATCGCCGCGCGCCTGGTGAGCCGGGAGGGCGCCGCGCTGGACGCCGACCTGCTCCGCACCCGCATCGAGCGAGCGCTGGCGCTGCGGGAGATGCTGTTCCCGCGCCCCTTCTACCGTCTCGTGTTCGGCGAGAGCGATGGGCTGCCGGGGCTGGTGGTGGACCGCTTCGGCGACGTGCTGGTGGTGCAGCTCACCACCGCGGGCATGGAGCGGCTTCGCGCGGAGGTGGTGGAGGCGCTGGACGCGGTGCTGCGCCCGCGCGGCATCTTGCTGCGCAACGACACCTCCGGCCGCGCGCTGGAAGGGCTGGAGAATTATGTGGAAACCGCCGCGGGCGAGGTGCCCGAGGTGCTGGAGCTGGAGGAGAACGGCGTTCGCTTCCACGCGCCCATCGGCGGGCAGAAGACGGGCTGGTTCTACGACCACCGGATGAACCGCGCGCGCCTTCAGGCGTACGCGCCGGGCAAGCGCGTGCTGGACGTGTTCAGCTACGTGGGCGGCTGGGGCGTGCAGGCCGCCGCCGCGGGCGCCGAGCAGGTCGTGTGCGTGGACGCATCCGCCTCCGCGCTGGAGGCGCTGCGCGGGAACGCGGCGCTGAACGGCGTGGACGGCAAGGTCACGGCGCTGAAGGGCGACGCGTTCGACGTGCTTCGCGGCCTGGCGGGCGAGGGGCGGCGGTTCGACGTGGTGGTGCTGGACCCGCCGGCCTTCATCAAGCGCAAGAAGGACCTGAAGGCGGGGGAGGAGGCGTACCGGCGCGTGGCGCAGCTGGGGATGGAGGTGCTGGCGCCGGGCGGGATCCTGGTCTCCGCCTCGTGCTCGTTCCACATGCACCGCGAGGCGCTCCAGGACGCGATGCTGCGGGCCGCGCGTCACCTCCGGCGGGAGCTGCAGATCACGGAGGAAGGCCACCAGGGGCCGGACCATCCCGTGCATCCGGCGATCCCGGAGACGGCGTATCTGAAGGCGTTCTTCGGGCGGGTGGGGTAGCGGCCCTCACCCGGCTCGTAAAACTCGCCTGCCCTCCCCCACAAGTGGGGGAAGGCACGCCATTGGCGCGGCTGGGGATCGGTATGGGTCGAGGGTGGCTCCGCGCTGCTCGGACGGTGGCGACTCGCGCTGCGCGCTGCGGGAGGGGGAGATGCGGCGCTGGCGCATCGGCCGAGTGTGTCGGCGGCGGGAGAGGCGGGGCGGGCGAGGGAGATTCGGCGCGCGCGGAGCCTCGTCCGAAGGACGGCCGCAGTTCGTAGCCGGGCGTTTCATACGCCCGGCGGCGCTCGGGCCGCGTGACCGACTCACGGATTCGAACCGCGCCTTCTGCGGCATCTGATCTTGAGGATACCTCACGCCGCAGAGCCTTCGCGGAGCGTCGACGGCCGCGCATGATCCCGGCGACATCATCATCCACCGCTTGCCTGAGCGACCATGAGCATCGGCAACATATCGGACACGGCGCGGTGGGTGGCGCTGTATCGCGCCTGGGAGAGCGAGCGGCCGGACGCGCTGTTCCACGATCCGTACGCACGGAAGCTCGCCGGGCCGGACGCCGAGGAGCTGGTCGCGGCGGTCCCCGGCGGCACGCGCATGGCCTGGGCGATGGTGGTGCGCACGCAGTTGCTGGACGAGATGATCCTGCGCGCCGTGCACCGCGACGGCTTCGACACGGTGGTGAACCTGGCCGCCGGGCTGGACGCGCGCCCCTTCCGCATGGCTCTGCCGTCCACGCTGCGCTGGGTGGACGTGGACCTGCCCGGCATCTCCCGCTACAAGCGCGAGCAGCTTGCGGGCGAGCGCGCCGCCTGCCGCTACGAGAGCGAGGAGGTGGACCTGGCCGACGTGGACGCGCGCCGCAGCCTCTTCACGCGCATCAACGTGAAGGCGGAGCGGGCGCTGGTGATCAGCGAGGGGCTGCTGGTGTACCTGCCCGCGGCGGACGTGGCGGCGCTCGCGGCAGACCTGCACGACCAGCCGTGCTTCCTGCGCTGGCTCACCGACCTCGCCGGGCCGCGGCTGCTGGGCATGCTGCACAAGCAGATGGGCGGGCACCTGGCCAAGGGCGGCGTGCGCATGCAGTTCGCCCCGGAGGAGGGGCCGCGCTTCTTCCAACCGTTCGGCTGGCGCTTGGCCGAGCTGCGCTCCACCATGGACGAGGCCCGCCGCCTGCGCCGCGAGATGCCGCTGGCCTGGCTGTGGCGCGGCCTGGGCCGCCTGTATCCCGCGAAAGTGCGGGAGGAGCTCCGCACCATGTCCGCCATCGTCGCCCTCGAACGCACCTGACGCGATCGGCGGATTCCGCCCGCTCGTCATCCGCCAGGCGGCGCGGGTGCGGGAGATGTAGGGCGGACGGCGGGGCATCTCGGCGGTTGCACATCGCCCATCCCCAGCCCGCTCCGCAGACCCCTCCGGCCGATGTGCGGAACGGGATCGTTGCAGGGCTGCATCGGTTGGGAATAGATTGGAAGCCCCACGCGCTCGCACGCACCCCCACGCCAGGGAGAGCATGAGCACCCACGCGGAAGACCTGCTCGAACGCGCACCCGCCCCGCCGCGCCTCACGCCCGCGCTGGCGGAGAGCGTGCACGCGCCCGCCGTCCCGCTCATGCGCGCGGCCTCGCCCGCGGCGTTGCGGCCTGCGGACGTGCTGGCGCTCCAGCGCAGCGTGGGCAACCGCGCCGTGCAGCGCATGATCGCAGCGCGCCCGGTGGTGCAGACGAAGCTCACGGTGAACACGGTGGGCGACGTGTACGAGCAGGAGGCCGAGCGCGTGTCGCGCCAGGTGGCCGCCGGCATCGGGTCGCCGGGGGTGGACGAGCGGGAGGAGGAAGA from the Longimicrobiaceae bacterium genome contains:
- a CDS encoding ATP-binding protein; amino-acid sequence: MNDPAGPFQALQRAFPGAVVLLDAADRVAAWSPAAEQWFGTPASSALGRPAAEAGLPGCDVLAPAIARVRAGGEPERTPAIRVPGDAARFVEFIISRFDASPEAASSPGGVSVDAGPSASVERSPSPESSSQTSRAGGSGEVLLFARDVTDEVRERRAADARLAGLERRAAESEALRGIAVAVASSLNPDEIFGALCERVRGLFQADMTAVDLPLMDSRRHWCGEGADPDALFAALAPHLRTVCDTGATLVANPAPSDDPLPDREMTPATSSGDAGSSADSVGGRSTGDAGGSVDAGVSVDAGADTFAAHAGDGSAGDGGADVRTIEPVDGLDSAVIVPLRADGEVPGALLVGWRHGSPVAPDTVRLARTLAAEVALAFRNARMYDSMKEAAVRRDRFFSAMSHDLRTPITAIVGYSELLQDGIVGELEARQLEMVERISQVAGHLSQLVNDILDLAKLDAGRMEFHLEEVPLGDLVEEAVVTVRPQAQGKSLALRLEIDGHRGIRMRVDPPRVRQILVNLLSNAVKFTEAGEVSVSVGIGGEQGWIEVRDTGPGLPADSEEVVFEEFLQIASGNKAKREPGSGLGLAISRRLARAMGGDLTARSGDGSGAVFTLYLPFSEA
- a CDS encoding class I SAM-dependent rRNA methyltransferase; the encoded protein is MTLPPLRLRKNEERRLRAGHLWVFSNEVDVARTPLTAFQPGDAVAVEDSRGGPLGTGYVNPRSLIAARLVSREGAALDADLLRTRIERALALREMLFPRPFYRLVFGESDGLPGLVVDRFGDVLVVQLTTAGMERLRAEVVEALDAVLRPRGILLRNDTSGRALEGLENYVETAAGEVPEVLELEENGVRFHAPIGGQKTGWFYDHRMNRARLQAYAPGKRVLDVFSYVGGWGVQAAAAGAEQVVCVDASASALEALRGNAALNGVDGKVTALKGDAFDVLRGLAGEGRRFDVVVLDPPAFIKRKKDLKAGEEAYRRVAQLGMEVLAPGGILVSASCSFHMHREALQDAMLRAARHLRRELQITEEGHQGPDHPVHPAIPETAYLKAFFGRVG
- a CDS encoding class I SAM-dependent methyltransferase, with amino-acid sequence MSIGNISDTARWVALYRAWESERPDALFHDPYARKLAGPDAEELVAAVPGGTRMAWAMVVRTQLLDEMILRAVHRDGFDTVVNLAAGLDARPFRMALPSTLRWVDVDLPGISRYKREQLAGERAACRYESEEVDLADVDARRSLFTRINVKAERALVISEGLLVYLPAADVAALAADLHDQPCFLRWLTDLAGPRLLGMLHKQMGGHLAKGGVRMQFAPEEGPRFFQPFGWRLAELRSTMDEARRLRREMPLAWLWRGLGRLYPAKVREELRTMSAIVALERT